One genomic window of Candidatus Eisenbacteria bacterium includes the following:
- a CDS encoding branched-chain amino acid ABC transporter permease, which yields MQEFFQQLANGVAWGSIYALIALGYTMVYGILRLINFAHGDVYMVGAFAAYFLARALGVGTVVSASPLVAAAVLLGSMAACAGLGVLIELFAYRPVRRSSRLTALITAIGVSLFLENAGIRFFGADPKFFPQVIAPRTIALAEGVIVTNHQIMVVLVSVLLMVALTLFIQRTRTGKAMRAVSFNRDAASLMGIPVDRIITITFAIGSALAAAAGFLVGLTNPKIEPLMGIMPGVKAFVAAVLGGIGSIPGAMIGGLVMGISEYLVVGYLSSSYRDAIAFVILIIVLLIKPTGLLGRNVAEKV from the coding sequence GTGCAGGAGTTTTTTCAGCAGCTTGCGAACGGCGTCGCCTGGGGAAGCATCTATGCTCTGATCGCGCTCGGGTACACCATGGTCTACGGGATCCTGCGCCTCATCAACTTTGCGCACGGCGACGTGTACATGGTGGGGGCGTTCGCGGCCTATTTCCTGGCCCGCGCGCTGGGCGTCGGGACCGTCGTGAGCGCCTCGCCGCTCGTCGCCGCCGCGGTCCTCCTGGGTTCGATGGCGGCCTGCGCGGGGCTCGGGGTCCTGATCGAGCTCTTCGCCTACCGCCCGGTCCGCCGGTCTTCCAGGCTCACGGCCCTCATCACGGCCATCGGGGTCTCGCTCTTCCTCGAGAACGCCGGCATCCGTTTCTTCGGCGCCGATCCGAAGTTCTTCCCGCAAGTGATCGCTCCCCGCACCATCGCCCTCGCGGAGGGTGTCATCGTGACCAACCATCAGATCATGGTGGTTCTGGTCTCGGTGCTTCTCATGGTGGCGCTCACGCTCTTCATCCAGCGGACCCGCACCGGGAAGGCCATGCGGGCCGTCTCCTTCAACCGGGATGCCGCGAGCCTCATGGGCATCCCGGTCGATCGAATCATCACCATCACCTTCGCCATCGGTTCGGCGCTGGCCGCGGCGGCGGGATTCCTGGTGGGGCTCACGAACCCCAAGATCGAGCCTTTGATGGGCATCATGCCCGGCGTGAAGGCGTTCGTCGCGGCGGTGCTCGGCGGAATCGGGAGCATTCCCGGGGCCATGATCGGCGGGCTGGTGATGGGGATCTCCGAGTATCTGGTGGTGGGCTACCTCTCCTCCAGCTACCGCGACGCGATCGCTTTCGTGATCCTGATCATCGTGCTCTTGATCAAGCCGACCGGCCTCCTGGGTCGGAACGTGGCGGAGAAGGTGTGA
- a CDS encoding branched-chain amino acid ABC transporter permease: protein MSPARGLIGTVAAIALVWGIDWVGSRVLNPYIYRVLVLCSINVILALSLNLVNGITGQFSIGHAGFMAVGAYASAAYTVYAVPLMLGAQGSAGGWVTAAAFLLAILVGGLASAVAGFLVGLPSMRLRGDYLAIVTLGFGEIIRVVILNIDAVGGARGFAGVPQRTSLAWVLGGAWLTFALIRNLMRSYHGRALLAIREDEIAAEALGVPTTRYKITAFVIGAFFAGMAGALFSHYTYLHTNSFTFMKSIEVIIMVVLGGMGSLTGSILGAILLTALPELLRFASAERLIIYSLLLILLMIARPQGILGRREVSFRAWFPRRRSRPTPAT from the coding sequence GTGAGCCCGGCGCGCGGGTTGATCGGGACGGTCGCGGCGATCGCTCTCGTCTGGGGGATCGACTGGGTCGGCTCCCGGGTGCTGAATCCGTACATCTACCGGGTCCTCGTTCTCTGCTCGATCAACGTCATCCTGGCGCTGAGCCTGAATCTCGTGAACGGGATCACGGGGCAATTTTCGATCGGCCACGCGGGATTCATGGCGGTGGGCGCCTACGCCTCGGCTGCGTACACCGTGTACGCCGTTCCCCTGATGCTCGGGGCCCAGGGCTCGGCGGGCGGTTGGGTGACCGCGGCGGCGTTTCTTCTCGCGATCCTCGTCGGCGGGCTCGCGTCGGCGGTGGCGGGCTTCCTGGTCGGGCTCCCTTCGATGAGGCTTCGGGGGGATTATCTCGCGATCGTGACGCTCGGGTTCGGCGAGATCATCCGCGTGGTGATCCTGAATATCGACGCCGTGGGGGGCGCGCGAGGCTTCGCGGGCGTTCCGCAGCGCACGAGCCTCGCCTGGGTGCTCGGGGGCGCCTGGCTCACGTTCGCGCTGATCCGGAATCTCATGAGGTCCTATCACGGACGCGCCCTCCTCGCGATCCGCGAGGACGAGATCGCCGCGGAGGCCCTCGGCGTGCCCACGACGCGGTACAAGATCACCGCGTTCGTGATCGGGGCCTTCTTCGCGGGGATGGCGGGGGCGCTCTTCTCCCACTACACCTACCTCCATACGAACAGCTTCACGTTCATGAAATCGATCGAGGTCATCATCATGGTCGTCCTGGGCGGGATGGGGAGTCTGACCGGATCGATTCTGGGGGCGATCCTCCTGACCGCGCTCCCGGAGCTTCTTCGATTCGCGAGCGCCGAACGGCTCATCATCTACTCACTGCTTCTGATCCTGCTCATGATCGCACGTCCCCAGGGAATCCTGGGCCGCCGCGAAGTGTCCTTCCGGGCGTGGTTCCCGCGCCGCCGCTCGCGTCCGACCCCGGCGACATGA
- a CDS encoding ABC transporter ATP-binding protein — translation MSESLLSLRRLGVTFGGLKAVSNLDYDLPRGMLGGLIGPNGAGKTTVFNVITGVYRPTEGTILLEGKPIQGRPTNVIARRGVARTFQNPRLFSDLTCVDNVRIACHLHCGTALADSMLATSRSALEERDILRRSEELLDSFGLTKYRDSEARSLPYGEQRRLEIARTLATEPKLLLLDEPAAGMNPQETEALMRLVHDVRDRYGLTVLLIEHDMKVVMGICEKIAVLDYGEKIAEGTPEEIRRNPKVIEAYLGEEP, via the coding sequence ATGAGCGAGTCCCTCCTTTCGCTGCGCCGGCTCGGGGTCACGTTCGGAGGGCTCAAGGCCGTTTCGAACCTCGACTACGACCTTCCGCGCGGGATGCTGGGCGGATTGATCGGCCCGAACGGCGCGGGGAAAACCACGGTCTTCAACGTGATCACCGGCGTCTATCGGCCGACCGAGGGAACGATCCTTCTCGAGGGGAAACCGATCCAGGGGCGTCCGACCAACGTGATCGCCCGGCGCGGAGTGGCGCGCACGTTCCAGAATCCGCGCCTCTTTTCGGATTTGACGTGCGTCGACAATGTACGCATCGCGTGCCACCTCCATTGCGGCACGGCCCTCGCCGACAGCATGCTCGCCACCTCCCGGTCGGCGCTCGAAGAGAGGGACATCCTGAGACGATCGGAGGAGCTGCTCGACTCCTTCGGGCTCACCAAGTACCGGGACAGTGAGGCCCGAAGCCTTCCCTACGGGGAGCAGCGACGGCTCGAGATCGCCCGCACACTGGCGACCGAGCCGAAGCTGCTCCTGCTCGACGAGCCCGCCGCGGGGATGAACCCCCAGGAGACGGAAGCGCTGATGCGGCTGGTTCACGACGTCCGGGACCGGTACGGTCTCACGGTTCTCCTGATCGAGCACGACATGAAAGTGGTCATGGGAATTTGCGAGAAGATCGCGGTGCTGGACTATGGCGAGAAGATCGCAGAAGGAACTCCGGAGGAGATCCGCCGGAACCCGAAGGTGATCGAGGCGTACCTGGGGGAGGAGCCATGA
- a CDS encoding ABC transporter ATP-binding protein yields the protein MSLLELEDLHVHYGAIHALKGISIAVEEGGIVTLVGANGAGKSTTLRAISGLIKPSGGVIRFRGKSLVGVKPHEIVRAGVSHVPEGRIVFANLTVLDNLELGAYLRRDRAGFHEDLKKVFRLFPRLEERRRQAAGTLSGGEQQMLAIGRALMAKPTLLLMDEPSLGLAPILVREIFSVIREIRAHGTTIVLVEQNARLALATADQGYVLETGSVRMSDRAQALLESPFVQAAYLGGPG from the coding sequence ATGAGCCTCCTCGAGCTGGAAGATCTTCACGTCCATTACGGGGCGATCCACGCCCTGAAGGGGATCTCGATCGCGGTCGAAGAGGGCGGGATCGTCACCCTGGTGGGCGCGAACGGCGCGGGGAAGAGCACGACCCTTCGGGCGATTTCGGGCCTCATCAAGCCGAGCGGCGGCGTGATCCGCTTCCGGGGGAAATCGCTCGTGGGAGTGAAGCCCCACGAGATCGTCCGGGCGGGGGTGTCCCACGTCCCCGAAGGCCGCATCGTATTCGCGAATCTGACGGTGCTCGACAATCTCGAGCTGGGCGCGTATCTGCGGAGGGACCGCGCCGGCTTCCACGAGGACTTGAAGAAAGTCTTCCGCCTCTTTCCGAGGCTCGAGGAACGGCGCCGCCAGGCGGCGGGCACGTTGAGCGGCGGGGAGCAACAAATGCTGGCGATCGGCCGCGCCCTCATGGCGAAGCCCACGCTCCTCCTGATGGACGAGCCCTCGCTGGGCCTGGCGCCGATCCTCGTGCGTGAGATTTTCTCGGTGATCCGCGAGATCCGCGCCCACGGCACCACGATCGTTCTGGTCGAGCAAAACGCCCGCCTCGCGCTCGCGACGGCGGATCAGGGTTACGTGCTCGAGACAGGCTCGGTTCGAATGTCCGATCGCGCCCAGGCGCTCCTGGAAAGTCCGTTCGTCCAGGCGGCCTACCTGGGCGGACCGGGCTGA
- a CDS encoding L-seryl-tRNA(Sec) selenium transferase: protein MGEEPAIPKRLELRSLPSVGSLLESKEMAELQGLAPRGVLVSAAREAIAAARSAIRRAGGAKRAGLPGREAILRDAVRRVGAAVRPAFHAVINATGIVLHTNLGRAALAEEAVSAVAEAARRYTNLELDLESGSRGSRMAHLEPLVTELLGAEAALVVNNNAAAMLLALNTFSLGKEAIVSRGQLVEIGGSFRIPEILERAGARLREVGTTNRTRLRDYERAIGPETGMLLRVHPSNFAMIGFTEEVTREELTALSRKKRLPLLEDIGSGALIDFGRWGLPAEPIAREALAQGMPLICFSGDKLLGGPQAGILAGRRGLVASLKANPLSRALRVDKLTLAALEATLRLYRDPEKLAASIPTLRMLAEPAASVRARAKAVLRAIGADRASHNRVEVVACTTEVGGGAMPLARVPSYALALRPARGKVEHLARSLRTGPEPVIGRIESGRLLLDLRTVSRGELSKLAASLLRVLEEEP, encoded by the coding sequence ATGGGAGAGGAGCCCGCCATTCCCAAGCGCCTCGAGCTTCGATCGTTGCCCTCGGTCGGCTCCCTGCTCGAATCCAAGGAGATGGCCGAGCTTCAGGGGCTTGCGCCCCGCGGGGTGCTCGTCTCTGCGGCGCGCGAGGCGATCGCCGCCGCGCGCTCGGCGATCCGGCGCGCGGGTGGGGCCAAACGGGCTGGCCTTCCCGGGCGCGAGGCCATCCTGCGCGACGCGGTGCGGCGGGTCGGGGCGGCGGTCCGCCCGGCGTTTCACGCCGTGATCAACGCCACCGGAATCGTCCTCCATACGAACCTCGGACGTGCCGCGCTGGCGGAGGAGGCGGTTTCCGCCGTGGCCGAGGCCGCGCGGCGCTATACCAATCTGGAGCTCGACTTGGAGAGCGGGTCGCGCGGCTCGCGGATGGCGCATCTGGAACCGCTTGTCACCGAGCTTCTGGGCGCCGAGGCTGCGCTCGTCGTGAACAACAACGCGGCCGCGATGCTCCTCGCGCTGAACACCTTCTCCCTCGGCAAGGAGGCAATCGTCTCGCGCGGGCAGCTGGTCGAGATCGGCGGCTCCTTTCGAATTCCGGAAATCTTGGAGCGGGCGGGGGCCCGACTCCGCGAGGTCGGCACGACCAACAGGACCCGTCTCCGCGACTACGAGCGCGCCATCGGCCCCGAAACCGGGATGCTCCTCCGTGTCCACCCGAGCAATTTCGCGATGATAGGTTTCACGGAGGAGGTCACGCGGGAAGAGCTTACCGCGTTGAGCCGGAAGAAACGGCTGCCGCTCCTCGAGGATATCGGAAGCGGCGCGCTCATCGATTTCGGGCGATGGGGGTTGCCGGCGGAGCCGATCGCGCGCGAGGCCCTCGCGCAGGGCATGCCGCTTATTTGCTTCAGCGGCGACAAATTGCTCGGGGGCCCCCAGGCAGGAATCCTCGCGGGGCGAAGGGGTCTCGTCGCGTCGCTCAAGGCAAATCCTCTATCGCGCGCGCTCCGCGTGGACAAGCTCACGCTGGCGGCCCTGGAGGCGACCCTTCGTCTTTACCGCGATCCCGAGAAGCTCGCGGCCTCGATTCCAACCCTGCGCATGCTCGCCGAGCCCGCTGCGAGCGTCCGGGCGCGCGCCAAGGCGGTGCTTCGGGCGATCGGAGCGGATCGCGCTTCTCACAACCGCGTGGAGGTGGTAGCCTGCACAACCGAAGTGGGTGGAGGCGCGATGCCGCTCGCCCGCGTTCCCTCGTACGCCCTGGCGCTGCGTCCCGCGCGGGGCAAGGTCGAGCACCTAGCCCGCTCGCTCCGTACGGGTCCCGAGCCGGTGATTGGTCGGATCGAGTCGGGTCGGCTCCTTTTGGACCTCCGTACGGTGAGTCGCGGCGAACTTTCCAAGCTCGCCGCCTCGCTGCTGCGCGTGCTCGAGGAGGAACCCTGA